In the Verrucomicrobiia bacterium genome, one interval contains:
- a CDS encoding FKBP-type peptidyl-prolyl cis-trans isomerase, with translation MAKTHQRVFALILAVLFLATSVAAGLGVIWQIRKDNQQTKAAGDNNNTQTAQEGTLEGTKLANFTAVEKVNALQITDTKPGDGEEVKAGATVTAHYTGALAKDGTIFQSSHDTGQPIEFSLSGVIAGWTEGVPGMKVGGTRRLTIPADKAYGANSPSPNIPANSDLVFDIEITAVKNQ, from the coding sequence GTGGCGAAAACGCACCAACGCGTATTTGCCTTGATCTTAGCAGTCCTGTTCTTAGCAACTTCTGTTGCTGCGGGTCTGGGCGTGATCTGGCAAATAAGAAAAGATAACCAGCAAACCAAAGCTGCAGGCGACAATAACAACACTCAAACCGCACAGGAGGGTACATTGGAAGGCACAAAACTAGCAAACTTTACAGCCGTAGAAAAAGTGAATGCTTTGCAAATTACTGACACCAAGCCGGGAGATGGCGAAGAAGTAAAAGCCGGCGCCACGGTAACCGCACACTACACCGGCGCCCTAGCCAAAGACGGTACTATTTTTCAGAGTTCACATGATACCGGGCAGCCCATCGAGTTTAGCCTGAGTGGTGTCATTGCTGGCTGGACAGAAGGCGTTCCAGGTATGAAAGTTGGTGGTACACGCCGCTTGACCATCCCGGCAGACAAGGCCTATGGCGCCAACTCTCCATCTCCCAATATTCCAGCCAATTCTGACCTGGTTTTTGACATAGAGATAACCGCTGTAAAAAATCAGTAG
- a CDS encoding glutaredoxin family protein, whose protein sequence is MVKNITIFTTNTCAYCVMVKKWLNAKGYQYEEVNLDQNPDRQKEAFEMSGTLSVPVTIVTKQDDSKEVVVGYNLAKLAPAVG, encoded by the coding sequence GTGGTCAAAAACATAACGATCTTCACAACCAACACGTGCGCATACTGCGTCATGGTCAAAAAGTGGTTGAACGCCAAGGGCTATCAGTACGAAGAAGTAAACCTAGACCAAAACCCAGACCGACAAAAAGAAGCTTTTGAAATGAGCGGCACGCTGTCTGTCCCGGTTACCATCGTGACCAAGCAAGACGACAGCAAAGAAGTAGTCGTTGGCTACAATCTGGCAAAGCTAGCACCCGCCGTTGGCTAA